The Streptomyces sp. NBC_00670 genome window below encodes:
- a CDS encoding glycosyltransferase family 4 protein, producing MPGDSSLTDSSLENPAGSGRRALILVENLSVPFDRRVWQECTTLRDAGWEVHVICPRGTKRDTEAEAEIDGVRIHRYPLRAATGGPAGYLREYGSALWHTARLARKVGPVHVVHACNPPDLLFLPALRLKRRGARFVFDQHDLVPELYLSRFGRGKDMLYRAVCALERMTYRAADVVLATNESYKEVAVDRGGRRPEDVFVVRSAPRTDRFQPVAPEPELKHGKPHLLCYLGVMGPQDGVDYALRALAKLRDELGRTDWHAVFVGSGDAFDAMVELSHDLGLEEQVTFTGRIPDADLLRHLSTADVCLSPDPRNPLNDVSTMNKVLEYMAMGRPIVSFDLKEARVSAGDAAVYAPDDDESAFAKLVAMLLDDPEKRARMGGIGRERIEGRLSWRNSQAALLAAYAAACESRAPRGGRRRRR from the coding sequence TTGCCTGGTGACAGTTCATTGACGGACAGCTCGTTGGAAAACCCCGCCGGGTCCGGCCGGCGTGCGCTGATCCTGGTGGAGAACCTCTCCGTGCCGTTCGACCGGCGCGTGTGGCAGGAGTGCACCACCCTGCGCGACGCCGGCTGGGAGGTGCACGTCATCTGCCCCCGGGGCACCAAGCGGGACACGGAGGCGGAGGCCGAGATCGACGGGGTGCGGATCCACCGCTACCCGCTGCGCGCGGCCACCGGCGGGCCCGCCGGATATCTGCGGGAGTACGGCTCGGCGCTGTGGCACACCGCCCGGCTGGCCCGCAAGGTCGGCCCCGTCCACGTCGTGCACGCCTGCAACCCGCCCGACCTGCTGTTCCTGCCCGCGCTGCGGCTGAAGCGGCGCGGCGCGCGGTTCGTCTTCGACCAGCACGACCTGGTGCCCGAGCTGTACCTGTCCCGGTTCGGCCGCGGCAAGGACATGCTGTACCGCGCGGTGTGCGCGCTGGAGCGGATGACGTACCGGGCGGCGGACGTCGTCCTCGCCACCAACGAGAGCTACAAGGAGGTCGCGGTCGACCGCGGCGGCCGGCGGCCCGAGGACGTGTTCGTGGTGCGCAGCGCGCCCCGGACCGACCGGTTCCAACCGGTAGCGCCGGAGCCGGAGTTGAAGCACGGCAAGCCTCATCTGCTGTGCTACCTCGGCGTGATGGGCCCGCAGGACGGTGTCGACTACGCCCTGCGGGCGCTGGCGAAGCTCCGCGACGAGCTGGGCCGGACCGACTGGCACGCGGTGTTCGTCGGCTCCGGCGACGCCTTCGACGCGATGGTGGAGCTCTCCCACGACCTCGGTCTTGAGGAGCAGGTCACGTTCACCGGGCGCATCCCGGACGCCGACCTGCTGCGCCACCTGTCCACCGCGGACGTGTGCCTCTCCCCCGACCCGCGCAATCCGCTCAACGACGTGTCGACGATGAACAAGGTCCTGGAGTACATGGCGATGGGCCGGCCGATCGTCTCCTTCGACCTCAAGGAGGCGCGGGTCTCCGCCGGCGACGCCGCCGTCTACGCGCCCGACGACGACGAGTCCGCGTTCGCCAAGCTGGTCGCGATGCTCCTCGACGACCCGGAGAAGCGGGCCCGGATGGGCGGGATCGGCCGGGAGCGGATCGAGGGGCGGCTCTCCTGGCGCAACTCCCAGGCGGCGCTGCTCGCCGCCTACGCCGCCGCGTGCGAGAGCCGCGCCCCGCGCGGGGGACGGAGGCGGCGGCGATGA
- a CDS encoding nucleotide sugar dehydrogenase — protein sequence MRVSVFGLGYVGCVSAACLAGMGHEVIGVDVNQVKVDLVNAGKAPVVEERIGELIAEVVGSGALRATGDVRAAIADSEVSLVCVGTPSEPNGSLCTTYLERVTEEIGAALAERGGRHTVVFRSTMLPGTCLNLLVPLLEKHVGGLAGVDIGVAVNPEFLREGTSVRDFFDPPKTVVGELDPAGGDTVLKLYEGLPGEVFRVPVPTAEAIKYADNAFHGLKIGFANELGAVCRALGVDSHQVMDVFLADRKLNISPAYLRPGFAFGGSCLPKDLRSLVHAAQRADVSVPILSHVLPSNSAHLERAVELVERTGKRRVGLFGLSFKPGTDDLRESPLVELAERLFGKGYDLRIHDANVSLSRLLGANREYVETRLPHLAQLLADSVEEVLDHAEVCLVGTRDPAVLAALPHGDGRVLVDLVHLPDADARRAEPGYVGLAW from the coding sequence ATGAGAGTCAGCGTGTTCGGGCTCGGTTACGTGGGCTGCGTGTCGGCCGCGTGCCTGGCCGGCATGGGGCACGAGGTCATCGGGGTGGACGTCAACCAGGTCAAGGTCGACCTGGTCAACGCGGGCAAGGCACCGGTGGTCGAGGAGCGGATCGGCGAGCTGATCGCCGAGGTGGTGGGCTCCGGGGCCTTACGCGCCACCGGGGACGTCCGTGCGGCGATCGCGGACAGCGAGGTGTCGCTGGTCTGCGTGGGCACGCCCTCCGAGCCCAACGGCAGCCTGTGCACGACGTACTTGGAGCGGGTCACCGAGGAGATCGGTGCCGCGCTGGCCGAGCGGGGCGGCCGGCACACCGTCGTCTTCCGCAGCACCATGCTCCCGGGCACCTGCCTGAACCTGCTGGTGCCGCTGCTGGAGAAGCACGTCGGCGGGCTCGCCGGGGTGGACATCGGGGTCGCGGTCAACCCGGAGTTCCTGCGCGAGGGCACGAGCGTGCGGGACTTCTTCGACCCGCCCAAGACCGTCGTCGGCGAACTCGACCCGGCCGGCGGCGACACGGTGCTGAAGCTGTACGAGGGGCTGCCCGGCGAGGTGTTCCGGGTGCCGGTCCCGACGGCCGAGGCCATCAAGTACGCGGACAACGCCTTCCACGGCCTCAAGATCGGCTTCGCCAACGAGCTGGGCGCGGTGTGCCGGGCGCTCGGCGTCGACTCCCACCAGGTGATGGACGTCTTCCTGGCCGACCGCAAGCTCAACATCAGCCCCGCCTATCTGCGGCCCGGCTTCGCCTTCGGCGGTTCCTGCCTGCCCAAGGACCTGCGCAGCCTGGTGCACGCCGCCCAGCGGGCCGACGTGTCGGTGCCGATCCTCTCCCATGTGCTGCCGTCCAACTCCGCGCATCTGGAGCGCGCGGTGGAGCTGGTGGAGCGCACGGGCAAGCGCCGGGTGGGCCTGTTCGGGCTGTCCTTCAAGCCCGGCACCGACGACCTGCGCGAGAGCCCGCTCGTCGAGCTGGCGGAACGGCTCTTCGGCAAGGGGTACGACCTGCGCATCCACGACGCCAACGTGAGCCTGTCGCGGCTGCTCGGCGCCAACCGCGAGTACGTCGAGACGCGGCTGCCGCACCTGGCGCAGCTCCTCGCGGACTCCGTGGAGGAGGTGCTGGACCACGCCGAGGTGTGCCTCGTGGGGACGAGGGACCCGGCCGTCCTCGCGGCGCTGCCCCATGGTGACGGCCGCGTGCTCGTCGATCTCGTCCATCTTCCCGACGCCGACGCGCGCCGGGCCGAACCGGGGTACGTGGGCCTTGCCTGGTGA
- a CDS encoding sugar transferase — MRQGGLVSPFPSARGRLTDGMDEADGALRPSGHDWEQRYRRTVITADTVATALVVAVIGEFFGARDAANWHEKWGILAFGTELLVLAALGVSRAWAPAVLGQGAEEFRRLGRSLFMATVVLALGGIALTSRNIKLWIFVAIPAIALVTMIARYLLRLWLHGQRKQGRCLRPVLAAGNPATVRDLITRTRKFPHLGWRVDAVCTTDGFGLDTDHLDGVPVVGRLAEVASHVRRDGYRVVAVTPDPHWSPDRLQRLAWNLEGSDAEMVVAPVLMEVAGPRLHVDAVLGIPLLRVSMPAFTGGRRVVKEVVDRLGAALLLLLFAPLMVLVALLVLVDSRGGVVYRQRRVGKDGREFTILKFRTMVAGADRARAALADRNEGAGLLFKLRRDPRVTRVGSVLRRYSLDELPQLFNVLTGSMSLVGPRPPLPEESAAYGPDIRRRLLVKPGLTGLWQISGRSDLPWEEAVRLDLRYVEDWSLALDTVILWKTLRAVLYGQGAY, encoded by the coding sequence GTGCGGCAGGGGGGATTGGTCAGCCCTTTTCCGTCGGCGCGCGGGCGTCTGACGGACGGGATGGACGAGGCGGACGGCGCACTGAGACCGTCCGGACACGACTGGGAACAGCGCTACCGCCGGACGGTGATCACCGCCGACACGGTGGCGACCGCCCTGGTCGTGGCGGTGATCGGGGAATTCTTCGGAGCCCGGGACGCGGCCAACTGGCACGAGAAGTGGGGAATTCTCGCCTTCGGCACCGAGTTACTCGTGCTGGCCGCGCTCGGAGTGAGCCGGGCGTGGGCACCGGCGGTTCTCGGCCAGGGCGCCGAGGAATTCCGTCGGCTCGGCCGTTCCCTGTTCATGGCGACGGTCGTCCTGGCACTCGGCGGTATCGCGCTCACCTCGCGCAACATCAAACTCTGGATTTTCGTCGCGATCCCCGCGATCGCCCTCGTGACCATGATCGCCCGCTATCTGCTGCGCCTCTGGCTGCACGGACAGCGCAAGCAGGGCCGGTGTCTGAGACCGGTGCTCGCCGCCGGGAACCCGGCCACCGTACGCGATCTGATCACCCGCACCCGTAAGTTCCCGCACCTCGGCTGGCGCGTGGACGCGGTGTGCACGACGGACGGTTTCGGCCTCGACACCGACCACTTGGACGGGGTGCCGGTCGTCGGCCGGCTGGCGGAGGTCGCGAGCCACGTCCGCCGCGACGGCTACCGCGTCGTCGCCGTCACCCCCGACCCGCACTGGTCCCCGGACCGGTTGCAGCGGCTGGCCTGGAACCTGGAGGGCAGCGACGCCGAGATGGTCGTCGCCCCGGTGCTGATGGAGGTGGCCGGGCCTCGGCTGCACGTCGACGCGGTGCTCGGCATCCCGCTGCTGCGGGTCAGCATGCCGGCGTTCACCGGAGGCCGCCGGGTGGTCAAGGAGGTCGTCGACCGGCTGGGCGCGGCGCTCCTGCTGCTGCTGTTCGCGCCGCTGATGGTGCTCGTCGCCCTGCTGGTCCTGGTGGACAGCCGGGGCGGGGTGGTCTACCGGCAGCGCCGGGTCGGCAAGGACGGCCGCGAGTTCACCATCCTCAAGTTCCGCACGATGGTCGCCGGTGCCGACCGCGCCCGGGCCGCGCTGGCCGACCGCAACGAGGGCGCCGGGCTGCTGTTCAAGCTGCGCCGGGATCCGCGGGTGACCCGGGTGGGGTCGGTGCTGCGCCGCTACTCGCTCGACGAACTCCCGCAGCTGTTCAACGTGTTGACGGGGTCGATGTCGCTGGTCGGCCCCCGGCCCCCGCTGCCGGAGGAGTCCGCCGCGTACGGCCCGGACATCCGGCGGCGACTGCTGGTCAAGCCCGGGCTGACCGGCCTGTGGCAGATCAGCGGGCGCAGCGACCTGCCGTGGGAGGAGGCGGTCCGGCTCGACCTGCGCTACGTGGAGGACTGGTCGCTCGCCCTGGACACGGTGATCTTGTGGAAGACGCTGCGCGCGGTGCTCTACGGGCAGGGCGCGTACTGA
- a CDS encoding SDR family oxidoreductase produces MPTSTPAALITGGTTGIGRATAELLHERGYRVMVTGQNPDTLDAARKELPEDVVVLRADARSLADADRVAEEARTRFGSLTALFLNAGITRPMPLEQADEATFDEVFQVNAKGQFFTLQKTYPLLADGASVVFTVGVGVTRGLAGGSVTAGSRGALLAMVPSLAVELAPRGIRVNAVSPGAIDTPIWTKSGMPPEMLAEITEAAAARIPFGRFGTAREVAETVTFLLSDAAGYVTGQNIVVGGGSGLTP; encoded by the coding sequence ATGCCCACGTCCACCCCCGCCGCCCTGATCACCGGCGGCACCACCGGCATCGGCAGGGCGACGGCCGAACTCCTGCACGAGCGCGGATACCGGGTGATGGTCACGGGCCAGAACCCCGACACCCTCGACGCCGCCAGGAAGGAGCTCCCCGAGGACGTCGTCGTCCTGCGGGCGGACGCACGCTCCCTGGCCGACGCCGACCGCGTCGCCGAGGAGGCCCGCACCCGCTTCGGCTCGCTCACCGCCCTTTTCCTCAACGCCGGCATCACCCGCCCGATGCCCCTGGAGCAGGCCGACGAGGCCACCTTCGACGAGGTGTTCCAGGTCAACGCGAAGGGTCAGTTCTTCACCCTCCAGAAGACGTATCCGCTGCTCGCCGACGGCGCCTCGGTCGTCTTCACCGTGGGCGTCGGCGTGACCCGCGGCTTGGCGGGCGGCAGCGTCACGGCGGGCAGCAGGGGCGCGCTGCTGGCGATGGTGCCCTCGCTGGCCGTCGAGCTGGCGCCCCGGGGGATCCGCGTCAACGCGGTGAGCCCCGGCGCCATCGACACCCCGATCTGGACGAAGTCCGGCATGCCCCCCGAGATGCTCGCGGAGATCACCGAGGCCGCCGCCGCCCGGATCCCCTTCGGCCGGTTCGGCACCGCCCGCGAGGTCGCCGAGACGGTCACCTTCCTCCTCTCCGACGCCGCCGGGTACGTCACCGGACAGAACATCGTCGTCGGCGGAGGCAGCGGCCTCACGCCGTGA
- a CDS encoding TetR/AcrR family transcriptional regulator translates to MPKPVVREPLRSNARSNRERILATARQELGRNPDVTLEELARAAGVVRRTLFGHFPGRAALLEALAEEASETLRATMKDGARRPEEPAERALAHFTLSMWAVGDRYRLLLSLARRDLGAERVAEVLAPARDAVTAILERGQRDGVFHTHLPAAVLSAGLEAMTVALLESVNTGALTDDGTQTAVAMLIAAGVPRERAAAVVAEAAG, encoded by the coding sequence GTGCCCAAGCCCGTCGTCCGCGAGCCGTTGCGGAGCAACGCGCGGTCCAACCGGGAGCGCATCCTGGCCACGGCCCGCCAGGAGCTGGGCCGCAACCCGGACGTCACGCTGGAGGAGCTGGCCCGCGCCGCCGGCGTCGTACGGCGCACCCTCTTCGGCCACTTCCCCGGGCGCGCCGCGCTCCTGGAGGCCCTGGCCGAGGAGGCGTCCGAGACGCTGCGGGCCACGATGAAGGACGGCGCCCGCCGCCCCGAGGAACCGGCCGAGCGGGCCCTGGCCCATTTCACCCTGTCGATGTGGGCCGTCGGCGACCGCTACCGGCTGCTGCTCTCCCTGGCCCGGCGCGACCTCGGCGCCGAACGCGTCGCCGAGGTCCTGGCCCCGGCCCGCGACGCGGTCACCGCGATCCTGGAGCGCGGCCAGCGGGACGGCGTCTTCCACACCCACCTCCCGGCCGCCGTCCTCAGCGCCGGCCTGGAGGCGATGACCGTCGCCCTCCTGGAGTCGGTCAACACCGGCGCCCTCACGGACGACGGCACGCAGACGGCCGTCGCCATGCTCATCGCGGCCGGGGTGCCGCGGGAGCGGGCGGCCGCAGTGGTCGCCGAAGCCGCGGGCTGA
- a CDS encoding 4Fe-4S cluster-binding domain-containing protein, which produces MELTGTEAASGSGLVVNRVHFPVTALGPGRRLGVWVQGCSIGCAGCLARDTWAAGAGSRLPPEVFREVWRRALALGAEGLTVSGGEPGDQPEALTALLRVAREEAVGRPADLLVYTGHPLAELARRAPEVTGGLADAVIGEPYRADAPTTLIWRGSANQTLTPLTALGRERYGPWREHRPARAPMQLVASDRDAWLIGVPRAGELAALERSLRTAGFRQGQVSWRPARPDAPSAGPYARPPTIPSGTVETPGTVDTSGTGETSGDKESDR; this is translated from the coding sequence ATGGAGCTGACGGGTACGGAAGCGGCCTCCGGGAGCGGTCTCGTCGTCAACCGCGTGCACTTTCCGGTGACCGCCCTCGGGCCGGGCCGCCGGCTCGGAGTGTGGGTCCAGGGCTGCTCGATCGGCTGTGCGGGCTGTCTGGCACGCGACACCTGGGCGGCCGGGGCGGGTTCCCGGCTGCCGCCGGAGGTGTTCCGGGAGGTGTGGCGCCGGGCGCTGGCGCTGGGTGCGGAGGGGCTGACGGTGTCCGGGGGCGAACCGGGCGACCAGCCGGAGGCGTTGACCGCGCTGCTCCGCGTCGCCCGGGAGGAGGCGGTCGGCCGCCCGGCCGACCTGCTCGTCTACACGGGACACCCACTGGCGGAGCTGGCGCGGCGGGCCCCCGAGGTGACCGGCGGGCTGGCGGACGCGGTGATCGGCGAACCGTACCGGGCCGACGCGCCGACCACGCTGATCTGGCGCGGCTCGGCCAACCAGACCCTCACTCCGCTCACCGCGCTGGGCCGGGAGCGGTACGGGCCGTGGCGGGAGCACCGCCCCGCACGCGCCCCCATGCAACTGGTCGCGTCGGACCGCGACGCGTGGCTCATCGGCGTACCCAGGGCGGGTGAACTGGCCGCGCTGGAGCGGTCGTTGCGTACGGCGGGGTTCCGCCAGGGACAGGTGTCCTGGCGCCCGGCGCGCCCGGACGCACCGTCGGCGGGGCCGTACGCGCGCCCGCCCACCATTCCGTCCGGAACCGTGGAGACGCCCGGAACCGTGGACACGTCGGGAACCGGGGAGACGTCCGGGGACAAGGAGAGCGACCGGTGA
- a CDS encoding AAA family ATPase encodes MSVVVGEDAGALPEAWMREVRLSLSLAPHLLLTGNVRDLHQLPPAAPGGRPRLLALQDVLWEVCRAQGYAALLALDPLRGVDRVDTPQEPRDAALAAADARLRDLVGQHTRPDAEFDSAQLRRLLLDLHGLFSGRNGLTVPVAMVIPYAAHALPGDTVLRADRTLLTTVEALGHAAPSVPAPGRPGRQAFGLTLFWVCEQQDQLPPAFPVGSDSVRIIRLLRPDIDRRAALAARFIDRLFDHAATPDDLEAVAGATDGMTARQVRTTVLTAAGLPPGPTVYSDAARLVRVGITDDPWAGDTVRRQLSHAETYLSARVLGQATAVRKTVDVLTRAAVGLTGAQSSAARNRPRGVLFLAGPTGVGKTELARAVTTLLLGEEAQPVRFDMSEFRVDESRQRLIGAPPGYVGYDSGGELTNAVRAQPASVLLFDEIEKAHERILDLFLQILDDGRLTDSRGGTVYFSECFIVFTSNLGTQPAEERDGADPDAAARRATDLLRQFTDDRAGYFDHFRAAYEDFFDRKIGRPELRNRLGDNYVTLGFIDEKAACEVLDRSLNSVVARVAAVHKTELVVDEGAREELRDAALVNLGLGARGILNLVESAVVNPLSRELFERPRGPGGRITLSTLIPDNDAWRPVWS; translated from the coding sequence GTGAGTGTCGTCGTCGGTGAGGACGCCGGCGCGCTGCCCGAGGCGTGGATGCGGGAGGTGCGGCTTTCGCTCTCCCTCGCTCCGCATCTGCTGCTGACCGGCAACGTACGGGATCTGCACCAGCTGCCCCCGGCCGCACCGGGCGGCCGGCCTCGGCTGCTGGCGTTGCAGGACGTGTTGTGGGAGGTGTGCCGGGCGCAGGGGTACGCCGCGCTGCTGGCCCTGGATCCGCTGCGCGGCGTCGACCGGGTCGACACCCCGCAGGAGCCGCGCGACGCCGCCCTCGCCGCGGCCGACGCACGGCTGCGCGACCTCGTCGGGCAGCACACCCGGCCGGACGCCGAGTTCGACTCCGCGCAGTTGCGCCGGCTGCTGCTGGACCTGCACGGCCTGTTCAGCGGCCGGAACGGGCTGACCGTCCCGGTCGCCATGGTGATCCCCTACGCCGCGCACGCGCTGCCGGGCGACACCGTCCTGCGGGCCGACCGCACCCTGCTCACCACCGTCGAGGCGCTCGGCCACGCCGCGCCCTCCGTCCCGGCGCCGGGCCGGCCCGGCCGCCAGGCCTTCGGGCTCACCCTGTTCTGGGTGTGCGAGCAGCAGGACCAGTTGCCACCGGCGTTCCCGGTCGGCAGCGACTCGGTCCGGATCATCCGGCTGCTGCGCCCGGACATCGACCGCCGCGCCGCGCTGGCGGCCCGCTTCATCGACCGGCTGTTCGACCACGCGGCCACGCCGGACGACCTGGAGGCGGTCGCCGGTGCCACCGACGGCATGACGGCCCGTCAGGTCCGTACCACCGTGCTGACCGCCGCCGGCCTGCCACCGGGACCGACCGTCTACTCCGACGCGGCCCGGCTGGTGCGCGTGGGCATCACCGACGACCCGTGGGCCGGCGACACCGTACGCCGCCAGCTCTCCCACGCCGAGACGTACTTGTCCGCGCGCGTACTCGGCCAGGCGACCGCCGTGCGCAAGACGGTCGACGTGCTGACGCGGGCCGCCGTCGGACTCACCGGCGCCCAGTCCTCGGCCGCCCGCAACCGCCCGCGCGGAGTGCTGTTCCTGGCCGGTCCCACCGGTGTCGGCAAGACCGAGCTCGCCCGGGCAGTCACCACGCTGCTGCTCGGCGAGGAGGCGCAGCCGGTGCGGTTCGACATGTCGGAGTTCCGCGTCGACGAGAGCCGGCAGCGCCTGATCGGCGCACCCCCCGGGTACGTCGGCTACGACTCCGGCGGCGAGCTCACCAACGCGGTGCGCGCGCAGCCCGCCAGCGTGCTGCTCTTCGACGAGATCGAGAAGGCCCACGAACGCATCCTCGACCTGTTCCTGCAGATCCTCGACGACGGCCGGCTCACCGACAGCCGCGGCGGCACGGTGTACTTCTCTGAGTGCTTCATCGTCTTCACCTCCAACCTCGGCACCCAACCGGCCGAAGAGCGGGACGGCGCCGACCCGGACGCAGCGGCCCGCCGCGCCACGGACCTGCTGCGGCAGTTCACCGACGACCGGGCGGGCTACTTCGACCACTTCCGAGCCGCGTACGAGGACTTCTTCGACCGGAAGATCGGCCGGCCCGAACTGCGCAACCGGCTCGGCGACAACTACGTCACCCTCGGGTTCATCGACGAGAAGGCGGCGTGCGAGGTACTGGACCGGTCGCTGAACTCGGTGGTGGCGCGGGTCGCCGCCGTGCACAAGACGGAGCTGGTCGTCGACGAGGGCGCTCGCGAGGAGCTGCGCGACGCCGCGCTGGTCAACCTCGGTCTCGGGGCGCGCGGCATCCTCAACCTGGTGGAGAGCGCGGTCGTCAATCCGCTGAGCCGGGAGCTGTTCGAGCGGCCTCGGGGGCCGGGCGGCCGGATCACCCTGTCCACGCTCATTCCGGACAACGACGCGTGGAGACCGGTATGGAGCTGA